AATATCCAGGCGGGTGCCGGTGATCCCTTTAAGTCGCACGGTGCTCAGCCCGATGGGGTTGGGCCGGCGGGGAGAACGGCTGGCAAACAGTCCCACTTCCTTGCCCCCGCCGCTGGGGGGGTGGACATGCAGGGTCACGGGTTTGTCCGGCCGGTCCAGGAAGAAAAACACCTGGATGTAGTTGAACGTGTCCAGGCGGTAAAGCCCGTCCGCCAGTTCCGGATTCAGGTCAATGTAAAACGTGCCTGCCGCTTCCGGGTTTGGCTGGTGGGGCACGTCATGATGGGAGGTGTACGGGGTGTGAATGGTTCCGATGGGATGAAACAGGATGTCCATGATGTCTCCTTGATGATCAGTGTTTTTCAATTTTTTCATACGGATGAAGACACGGGTGCCCGGGGCCGGATCAGGCCCTGGGCGCTGCGGATCAGGGTCCGGGTGTATTCATGGGCCGGATGGTTGATGATCCGGGCCGCCGGGCCCGTTTCAATGATCCGGCCGCCGGACATCACCCCGATGCGGTCCGCCACTTT
Above is a window of Desulfotignum balticum DSM 7044 DNA encoding:
- the tsaA gene encoding tRNA (N6-threonylcarbamoyladenosine(37)-N6)-methyltransferase TrmO — encoded protein: MDILFHPIGTIHTPYTSHHDVPHQPNPEAAGTFYIDLNPELADGLYRLDTFNYIQVFFFLDRPDKPVTLHVHPPSGGGKEVGLFASRSPRRPNPIGLSTVRLKGITGTRLDISGIDVLDNTPLLDLKPHFKGLDFKDDANDGWRNRT